CGCTCTTCTTCTCTACGTATCCCTTTCAATGAACAAAACGCTTGCAGAGCTGCTAGAAGGAACCTCAGTAATACTCTTATTCTTACTTACTGTCGCTATTCCTGTCTTTTCTACTCATGCAAACTGTGGCTTCTTCTCATGAATTTACTCCAGTTCATTAGATAGCACGTGACGTGACACATCTCTGAGACACATCTATAAAACTAGGTATAATGGTAAGCAAAATACTCGAGTTGACCAAGGAACACAACACTATTCAAGAATAGTGTAATCTTAAGAAATATTCACTAAAGAATGGCTTCATTGACATATTATACAGTTAGGTGATGCCACTCGGCTAACCATGTTCTCAACACATCATACAAGAGAATGGCTCAATCTTGAATACTGTCCCTACTACTAGCTGAGATTTACCAACATCTACTTAATGAAATTCAGTTAGTTATTGGTAACTTTAGTTTTGACAAGTCGTTTACGTATGCCGCTCTGTTCTCGTTGCTTGCTAGTTCTCACCAGAGGAAAGTCTAACGCGCGTGATTCTTCTAGAAAAAGTATAGACGATTTGCACTTTACAAGGTTTAGATGTGGCAGAAACTAAATTTCCAAGAGGAGGTAATTATTGTTCACGAGTCTGAGTGATTAAGATTTATAGAAACACCCCTATCGAGAATGGATCTTCTCCAAGGGCTGATACAACAGCCGAAAGTTCAATCTGTGGATGAAACCATTCCAACATTGTGCGATCGAGTTGAGAACTCTACTTTGATTAGCGATAGGCGATCCGCTGTGCTTGGGTTAAAGGCGTTCAGTCGTCAGTATAGAGAGTCCGTGATTGCATCTGGGCTGAAACCGTTGCTCAACACTTTGAAGCGTGATTACATGGATGAAGATTCGGTGAAGGCTATCCTGGAAACAattttgattctttttattaGAGGTGATGGTCATGATGACTTGACTAGAGGCTGGATATCTCAACAATCGCGATTACAAAATGGGAAGTATCCTTCACCGTTGGTAATGaagcaagaaaaggaacaagTAGATCAGTTTTCGCTATGGATCGCTGATGCTCTGACGCAATCCGAAGATTTGATTCACTTGCTCGTTGAATTTTGGGAAATTGACAACTTCCATATCAGATTGTACACAATTCAATTACTAGAAGCTGTAATGGCTACGAGACCGTTAAAGGCGAGAAGTGCTTTGATTTCGTTGCCAACAAGCATATCCACGATGGTTTCACTCCTGGATGACATGCATGAACCCATCAGGGATGAAGCCATTTTGTTATTAATGGCTGTAGTGAACGATTCGCCACACGTTCAAAAACTGGttgcttttgaaaacatcTTTGAAAGACTTTTTTCCATCATTGGGGAAGAGGGCGGATTAAGAGGATCTCTAGTTGTCAATGATTGTTTATCATTGATTAATAATATCCTAAAGTATAACACTTCTAACCAAACTCTATTCTTGGAAACAGGAAACTTGCCCAAACTAGCACACCTCTTAAGTGAACCAATAGCCCAAAATGAAGACTTTTTTTGGAATGACCAGAGAATAATCAATATTAACACGGCTTTAGACATTGTCAGTCTTACGGTGGAGCCAGGAAATACTGTCACCGCTGAACATCAAAATGTCTTACTCAACTCAAGCGTATTAATGGTTGTATTACGGCTTGCATTCTTTCATAACATCCCAAAAAAAGTTAGGCCAGTTGCCCTCTTGACGGCTGCAAACATGATCAGAAGCAATCAATATGCACAGTCGGAATTTAGTAAAATTGACGTTCCATATTTTGATCCTTCATTACCTACAAACTCTACAACAAACCGTGGTACAACAAAATTAGTTCCTGTAGTCAGCATTCTAATAAACTGGATGCTTTATGCCAATTCTGTTCACACGTTTAATACAAGAGTTGCGTGCTCTAGATTATTAAAGGCTTATCTCATGGACAACTTTGACATCCAAAAAGACTTTTTACTAAAACAAGTTCAGTTATGTAACAATTATCCGGCAAATAATAACCAcgatgatattgaagaaaatggtacCACTAACGAAGTTAaagcagaagaaaatatagatGAAGGTACAGATACAAAGGTTAATACGGAATATGAAAACATTCTCAAGGCTAACTTATTTGAAGTCTTGTTGAATTACGATGCTGAGCTGACTCTAAACCCTTTTAAGCTGTTTTTCACAACTGACATTTTcatgtttctttttaatcAGGAACATCAATTCAGTGAAGAATTACGTGAAATTACAAGACACGTTACCACTGGCAACGACcttgatgacgaagaacCTCTAAAGGCTATTCAAACAATAAGTGAACTATTAACCACTTCCCTTACTACTGCTGACATAAGGATCCCTATCTCTTACTTAACCTTCTTAATATATTGGCTATTTGGTGATTCCAAAGCAACcaatgattttctttcGGATAAATCTGTGATCAAGTCCTtactttccttttcttaCCAAATTCAGGATGAAGACGTTACTATCAAATGTCTTGTGACAATGTTACTTGGTGTAGCCTACGAGTTTTCGTCTAAAGAATCTCCATTTCCTAGAAGGGAATATTTCGAACTCATCACCAAAAGCTTAGGAAAGGATAATTATGCATCCCGGGTCAAACAATTTAAGAAAGACTCGTTTTTCTCAAGGATCGACATAAACGAAGACAGTATATTGGCGCCAGAGCTTGATGAAACCGGCTTACCAAAAGTTTATTTCAGCACTTATTTCATACAGTTATTCAATGAAAacatatacagaattagaACCGCTTTATTGCACGATCCAGATGAAGAACCAGTAAATAAGATATCTTTCGAAGAAGTCGAAGAGTTACAGAAGCAATGTTCGAAGTTGAAGAGCGAATTAAGCTTCTTACAAAAGGAAACGGAAAGTACTAACGGGAATCTTACtgagaaattaaagaatcTGTCCCAAGAACACGAAGAGTTAGTTGAAAGATATCgattattggattcctcacatatttcattaaaaaaaaatttttccaatttggAAACTGAACTGAAGAACATCAAAGGTTCCTTGGATGAAATGACGCAGCTAAAGAATGTACTGGAAACTAAAGATAAAGAGAATCTGGCTGCTTTACAAGAATATAAAGGTACCATTCACAAACAAGAGGACACTATTAAAACTTTAGAGAAGGAACTTGAAACTACATTCtctcaaaagaagaaggcagAAGACGGCATAAACAAAATGGGTAAAGACCTATTCGCTTTAAGTAGGGAAATGCAATCAGTTgaggaaaaatataaaaacctacaaagagaaaaagacaaaagtGATTCCAATTACCAGAAAGAGGTTAAACTACTAAAAGAAGATactgtgaaaaaaatgactgaaataaagattttgaaCGAAAATCTTATAAAAACGAAAACTGAACACAACAATTtgtcaaaagagaaagaaaacatttcGAGAGAGTTGACAGAGTATAGATCACGGTTTCAAAGCCATGATAGTTTAGTCACGAAACTAACCGACAAATTGAAATCCTTAGCAAATGATTATAAGAATATGCAAAGCGAGAACGAATCATTAATAAAAGCAGTAGAAGAAACGAAAAGCGAAAAAACTATGCAATTGTCTGCTTTACAGGACGAAATTGATTCTTTATCACggcaaaaggaaaattttCTGACGGAGAGAGAAAGCTTGGAACAAAGTATCAAACAACTAAGAGAAACCATATCCGCCAtagaaaaagcaaaagaagaagctaTCTCAAGGttcaattcttcaaaagataatTATGAGTCTCAGCTCGGTCTATTGAGAGAGCAACTGGAAAATACAAGAAATGCAAAAGATGAAAGCGTGAATAGAATCTCAGAGTTAATTCAAAATAGTAAAAATCTGGAAGCTGAGCTAGAAACTTGCAGGCATCTCAAAGATGGATTGGAAGCAAAAATAGAAACTTTCGAAAAAGCTTTGGAtgtaataaagaaaagtgaGCAGCATTTAAAGGAGGAAAAGATGCAACTCGAAAAAGAAGTTACTGACACTAAACAACAAACAGAAATCTTACGCAGTAATTTAAAATCATTGGAAAAAGAGCATGAAGATTCCATCGCTCTGATAGAGAAGTACAAAAAACATATAATTGACAAGGAAGGGGAGTACAACGAAAGAGCTTCCGAACTAAACGATGAGATTAATTCTCTACAACAGGAAAAAGAGACAATTCGCCTAAAAAGTGACAAACTGGAAGGCGATATtaaagaaatgaagaacACTTTGGGAGTGCAGTCTAACTCGAAAGAGTCCGAGATCAGAGCTCTCAATATGCAAATCAAAGAGCTCGAGGAAAAGagccaaaaaaatgaagccAATTTATTACAGTCAGTTAAAAGTTTAGAATCTGAGACAACAAAAGTGAGAGAGTTGCAGGAGGAATGCGAccttaaaagaaaaaaaattggtgaattagaaaaaaaaataaaagcttCAGAAGATAAAAACTCCCAAATTTCGGAACTGCAGAAAGAATCAGAGGAGACAAAAAGAGAGCTAGAAGCTAAAACGGCTGAAGTAAAAAATCAATTGGAAAAGATCAGTAATTTGAATGagttaaaagaaaaatcagaTATTGAGTTTACTCGATTGAAGAAGACATGGTCTGAagacaaaaagaatatggaAGAACAATTGGATAAAGTAAAGAACGAAATGCAAATCAAGAATCaggcttttgaaaaagaaagaaaactgcTTAACGAGGGTTCTTCAACAATTACGCAAGAATATTCCGAAAAGATCAACATGTTAGAAGACAAATTAATGATattacaaaatgaaaatgaatcaAAGACCAAACAAATAGATGCTGTCAGGAATGACTTGGAGAGGGCCACTTTAAGCAAAGATGAACTTTTAGAAGAGAAACGGAATGAAATCAAGATCTTAAATGATGAGATTCTTTcatataaagaaaagttaaGTGAAACAAACAAAGGTTTGCTATCAAAAGAACGAGAAAATAAGCAAAATATAGAAAGTTTAAGAGAACAGCTGCGAACTCTAAAAGAATCTAAAACTAAAGTTGAAGAGGGATTAAAAGTAATTGAGCAGAAATCTGCAACCCAAAAAGCGGAGCTGGAGAAATCTAAAGAAACTGTAAAAACATTAGAAAGTACAATCAAatgtaatgaaaaagagtTGAAATCTTCAATGAAGGTCATGAAGGAATCTGACGAGAAATTGGAACAGTGCAGAAAGAGTGCGGAGGAAGAGATTAAGAACTtgcaaaatgaaaagtctACTTTAGAGACTCAAATAAAGGAATCtaaaaaagagattgaggagcttgaaagaaaattaaagaTTGAAGCGAAATCTACCACTGAACTAGAGACCATAGAACAACAACTAAGTAAAGCAAATGAGAAATTGAATGTCAACCGAAAAGAAGATGCACTTTTGAAGtcaaaattgaaagatttagaACGTgaactaaaagaaaaacaagtaaaaataaaaaataacatagaagaaaaagaattgttAACTTCTCAACTCAAAACTTTGGAGCAAGAGCTGGATAATGCTCAACAAAAGACTCAAAAATGCGAGgaagaaagtaaaattgAAGTCAGGAAATTGCAAGCTGAGAAGACTGAATCTGATGAAAGAGTCGTGCAACTTGAAACCaaatacaacaatttagtagctaaagaagaaaattggaaaaaggATGAAGATGCTATAAATAAAACTACCGATTCCCAGAAAACTGAGATCGAGAAGTTGGTCATagaattggaaaagttGAAGACGGAAAACTCTAAGTTGAAAGAAGTCAACAAAGATCGCTCGGAAATTGATGACCTTATGCTTTTGGTTACTGACTTGGATGAGAAAAACACCAAATATCGCTCCAAGTTAAAAGATTTAGGTGTTGAAATTAGctctgatgaagaagatgaagaagacgaagaagatgaagaagatgaggaggaagaagatgaggaggaagaagttTAGTCAAGTTAAAATAAGCACACACAAATGATTGAAACGGTCTGTTTGATTACGTAGGCATGTCCACTCTTTTgttaatatatatatatatatatatatatgtatgcGTTCCATTAACACATGGCATGTTACTTATTATAGCAATTAAGCGTCACCTCTTACCCTGTAGTTAAGTTATGGTTCTATGGAAGAGATGGATataaaccaagaaaaaaatagattCGATTAGGTTTGGTGATACTGTTATCTAATACATTATTGATGTCCTATTCAGagaaccattttttttctcaacaTGCATATATATCGAAAAACGCTTGTATATCTAGCGATAAGTCAGTGAAAAAATAGCGGAAAGGCAATGCAAATATACAAAAGGGATGATTGTGCTAGAGAGATTTAAAACAGAAATATTAGTCAAATAGCTAAActaaaatggaaaaaaaacatgtTGGCGTGCAAATACAAGATGTTCCCCCAGCACATGTTAAATTAAAtcgaaatgaaaaattcgTTTATATTACAAGTACAACAAACTGCGTGTCTTATCAAATAGCAGCTATAGTTTCATACCCAGAAAAGGCAGATTTATTGAATACCAGTATAGATAATGGAAAATCACTGCACGAGAGTAATAAAATAGCGTTGCTGCTGCACGGGAGTCAATCTCACAAAAACGCCATTTATCAAGCTTTATTGGCAAACAGCCTGAGCCAATCGGGATATTGGGTACTAAGAATCGATTTTAGAGGACAAGGAGATTCATCAGACAACTGCGATTCTACTGTCGGCAGGACGCTCGATCAGGATCTTGAAGATATGTGTACAGTGTACCAAACAATATCTGACAAATCCCTCAGGAAGCAGTTGTACATGACGGGAACAATATCGCTAGATGTGATTGTCGCACATTCTAGGGGTTCTCTTGCTATGTTCACATTCTACCTACAGTTGCTCGCAAGTGCATCTACTTTGCCGTCTTACTTGATTAATTGTGCTGGAAGATATGATGGAAGCGGACTTATCGAACGATGTACACGGCTGCACCCAAATTGGCAAACTGAAGGAGGGTTCCGGGCAAGTGGTCCACGATATGGCAAATACAAAGATCTCTGGATCCCATCGAGCGAAACTTATAGTATTGCCAGCGTTTGTGTTGAAAAATTCGCCGCTATACCATCTACCTGCTCCATAATGTCCTGCTACGGTTTATGTGATCACATAGTCCCACTTAGTGCAGCCTCAAATTATAAAGAGCTTTTTAAGGGCCGACATACCTTGACGCTCATTGAAAATGCAGATCATAATTACTATGGTACTGAGAGTGATCCAAATGTATTAAACTTACCGACAAGGAGGGGCAGAGTCAATTATTCACCACTCGTGGTAGATTCAATTATGGAGTTCCTGGGAAAGACATAAGCCGTAAAACTACATACTACTTTAAGATTGACTTGTGTCGAATTCAACCACATTGCGACATCACCCGCATAAAGCCATTGGAATTACAATTTTAAGATTAAGTAAAAACAACGATTTACtttataataatgataatgaatgtATTTGAATCGAGCCTTTCTTGTGGTCAACACTCATTAGCCGTTATGGTCAACGTACTCATGTATCTTTCTCATTCTTGCACTTGGATATCTATAGCTTTGTGACtattgttttgtttttctacCCGATTAAATCAGCACAATCaacagatgaaaaaataaaaacgaaaacaaaaagtcAACTTAACTTGGTAAATCTTGAACCATCGAAACCGAAAGCTCATCACATTCATACCGCTAAACAATATCTCAAGTGCGATTGGTTTTTAAATTGTGCTTTCTAAATATTCCGGGACGTTAAGTATATCTCTGAATCACGAGCATGTCTAACCAAATATATTCAGCGAAATATTCGGGGGTTGATGTTTACGAATTTATTCATTCGACAGGATCCattatgaaaagaaaaaaggatgACTGGGTCAATGCTACGCACATATTAAAGGCTGCCAATTTTGCAAAAGCCAAAAGAACTAGAATTCTGGAGAAAGAAGTGCTTAAGGAAACCCatgaaaaagttcaagGCGGGTTTGGTAAATACCAGGGTACATGGGTCCCACTTAACATAGCCAAACAACTGGCAGAAAAATTTAGTGTATACGATCAATTGAAACCGTTGTTTGATTTCACACAGACAGACGGGTCTGCGTCTCCACCTCCGGCTCCAAAACACCACCATGCTTCGAAGGTAGACAGGAAAAAGGCTATTAGAAGTGCGAGTACTTCTGCGATTATGGAaaccaaaagaaacagcaagaaaagtgaagaaaatcaattTCCAAACAGTAAAATATTGGGAAATCCTGCAACCGcaccaagaaaaagaggTCGGCCGGTTGGATCTACAAGAGGAGGCAGAAGGAAGTTAGGGGTCAATTTACAACGTTCTCAAAGTGATATGGGTTTTCCCAGACCAGCAATACcgaattcttcaatttcaacaatGCAACTTCCTTCTATAAGACCCTCCGTGGGACCACAATCCCCAACATTAAGTATtctggaagaagaaagacaTGACTCTCgacagcagcagcagcaacagcaacagcaacagcaacagcaacagcaacagcaacaacaaaataatTCAACCcaatttaaagaaattgatcTCGAAGACGGGCTGTCCAGCGATGTAGAACCTTCACAACAATTACAACAGAGTTTTAATCAAGGTGCTGGATTTGCACCCCAACAACAATCTTCCCTGATACAAACACAGCAAGCAGAATCAATGGTTACGTCCGTATCTTCGTCCCCTTCACTGCCCACATCGCCGGGTGATTTTACCGATAGTAATCCGTTTGGAGAACGGTTTCCTGGCGGTGGCACATCTCCTATAATTTCTATGATTCCACGTTATCCTGTAACTTCAAGGCCTCAGACATCAGATATCAATGACAAAGTCAATAAAtacctttcaaaattagtagattattttatttcaaaTGAAATGAAGTCAAACAAGTCTCTACCGCAAGTATTATTGCATCCACCTCCCCATAGCGCTCCCTATATTGATGCCCCCATCGATCCTGAATTGCATACTGCATTCCATTGGGCGTGTTCGATGGGGAACTTACCCATTGCTGAGGCATTGTACGAAGCTGGAACAAGTATTAGATCAACGAATTCTGAAGGCCAAACTCCGTTGATGAGAAGTTCATTATTCCATAATTCATACACTAGAAGAACTTTTCCTAGAATTTTCCTATTATTACACGAAACAGTATTCGATGTAGATTCTCATTCCCAAACGGTAATCCATCATattgtaaaaagaaaatcaacaaCGCCTTCTGCGGTTTATTATCTTGATGTTGTGCTATCTAAAATTAAGGATTTTTCTCCACAATATAGAATTGAGTTATTGTTAAACACACAGGATAAAAATGGCGATACCGCACTGCATATAGCCTCTAAAAATGGAgacattgttttttttaacacGTTAGTTAAGATGGGTGCATTAACTACAATATCCAATAAAGAAGGATTAACTGCTAATGAAATAATGAATCGACAATACGAGCAAATGATGATGCAGAATAGCACAAATCCACATTCTAATTCTTTCAACACAGATTTGAACATTCATGTCAATACGAACAATACGGATGTGAAAAATGACGTTAATTCAATGGTAATCATGTCGCCTGTTTCCCCTTCGGATTATATGACGTATCCATCTCAAATCGCCACCAATATATCAAGAAACATTCCTAATGTAGTGAATTCTATGAAACAAATGGCCAGCATATACAATGATCTTCACGAACAACATGacaatgaattgaaaaatctgcaaaaaactttgaaaagtattttaaaaacaaaaactcAAATAAACTTGAAGACGCTGGAAATACTAAGAGAGAGcaggaaagaagaaaatgataagGCTCAAGATA
The Saccharomyces mikatae IFO 1815 strain IFO1815 genome assembly, chromosome: 4 genome window above contains:
- the MBP1 gene encoding transcription factor MBP1 (similar to Saccharomyces cerevisiae MBP1 (YDL056W); ancestral locus Anc_4.232), coding for MSNQIYSAKYSGVDVYEFIHSTGSIMKRKKDDWVNATHILKAANFAKAKRTRILEKEVLKETHEKVQGGFGKYQGTWVPLNIAKQLAEKFSVYDQLKPLFDFTQTDGSASPPPAPKHHHASKVDRKKAIRSASTSAIMETKRNSKKSEENQFPNSKILGNPATAPRKRGRPVGSTRGGRRKLGVNLQRSQSDMGFPRPAIPNSSISTMQLPSIRPSVGPQSPTLSILEEERHDSRQQQQQQQQQQQQQQQQQQQNNSTQFKEIDLEDGLSSDVEPSQQLQQSFNQGAGFAPQQQSSLIQTQQAESMVTSVSSSPSLPTSPGDFTDSNPFGERFPGGGTSPIISMIPRYPVTSRPQTSDINDKVNKYLSKLVDYFISNEMKSNKSLPQVLLHPPPHSAPYIDAPIDPELHTAFHWACSMGNLPIAEALYEAGTSIRSTNSEGQTPLMRSSLFHNSYTRRTFPRIFLLLHETVFDVDSHSQTVIHHIVKRKSTTPSAVYYLDVVLSKIKDFSPQYRIELLLNTQDKNGDTALHIASKNGDIVFFNTLVKMGALTTISNKEGLTANEIMNRQYEQMMMQNSTNPHSNSFNTDLNIHVNTNNTDVKNDVNSMVIMSPVSPSDYMTYPSQIATNISRNIPNVVNSMKQMASIYNDLHEQHDNELKNLQKTLKSILKTKTQINLKTLEILRESRKEENDKAQDNENFEILSRLQEQNVETSRKRLIRYKRLIKQKLEYRQTILLDKLIADGSQATTDNTDDSDNNTLERLKLAQELTVLQFQRREQLSTLVKKIEDNTKIHKYRRIIREGTEMNIEEVDGSLDVILQTLIANNNKNRGTDQTVMISNANNHA
- the USO1 gene encoding Uso1p (similar to Saccharomyces cerevisiae USO1 (YDL058W); ancestral locus Anc_4.238), producing the protein MDLLQGLIQQPKVQSVDETIPTLCDRVENSTLISDRRSAVLGLKAFSRQYRESVIASGLKPLLNTLKRDYMDEDSVKAILETILILFIRGDGHDDLTRGWISQQSRLQNGKYPSPLVMKQEKEQVDQFSLWIADALTQSEDLIHLLVEFWEIDNFHIRLYTIQLLEAVMATRPLKARSALISLPTSISTMVSLLDDMHEPIRDEAILLLMAVVNDSPHVQKLVAFENIFERLFSIIGEEGGLRGSLVVNDCLSLINNILKYNTSNQTLFLETGNLPKLAHLLSEPIAQNEDFFWNDQRIININTALDIVSLTVEPGNTVTAEHQNVLLNSSVLMVVLRLAFFHNIPKKVRPVALLTAANMIRSNQYAQSEFSKIDVPYFDPSLPTNSTTNRGTTKLVPVVSILINWMLYANSVHTFNTRVACSRLLKAYLMDNFDIQKDFLLKQVQLCNNYPANNNHDDIEENGTTNEVKAEENIDEGTDTKVNTEYENILKANLFEVLLNYDAELTLNPFKLFFTTDIFMFLFNQEHQFSEELREITRHVTTGNDLDDEEPLKAIQTISELLTTSLTTADIRIPISYLTFLIYWLFGDSKATNDFLSDKSVIKSLLSFSYQIQDEDVTIKCLVTMLLGVAYEFSSKESPFPRREYFELITKSLGKDNYASRVKQFKKDSFFSRIDINEDSILAPELDETGLPKVYFSTYFIQLFNENIYRIRTALLHDPDEEPVNKISFEEVEELQKQCSKLKSELSFLQKETESTNGNLTEKLKNLSQEHEELVERYRLLDSSHISLKKNFSNLETELKNIKGSLDEMTQLKNVLETKDKENLAALQEYKGTIHKQEDTIKTLEKELETTFSQKKKAEDGINKMGKDLFALSREMQSVEEKYKNLQREKDKSDSNYQKEVKLLKEDTVKKMTEIKILNENLIKTKTEHNNLSKEKENISRELTEYRSRFQSHDSLVTKLTDKLKSLANDYKNMQSENESLIKAVEETKSEKTMQLSALQDEIDSLSRQKENFLTERESLEQSIKQLRETISAIEKAKEEAISRFNSSKDNYESQLGLLREQLENTRNAKDESVNRISELIQNSKNLEAELETCRHLKDGLEAKIETFEKALDVIKKSEQHLKEEKMQLEKEVTDTKQQTEILRSNLKSLEKEHEDSIALIEKYKKHIIDKEGEYNERASELNDEINSLQQEKETIRLKSDKLEGDIKEMKNTLGVQSNSKESEIRALNMQIKELEEKSQKNEANLLQSVKSLESETTKVRELQEECDLKRKKIGELEKKIKASEDKNSQISELQKESEETKRELEAKTAEVKNQLEKISNLNELKEKSDIEFTRLKKTWSEDKKNMEEQLDKVKNEMQIKNQAFEKERKLLNEGSSTITQEYSEKINMLEDKLMILQNENESKTKQIDAVRNDLERATLSKDELLEEKRNEIKILNDEILSYKEKLSETNKGLLSKERENKQNIESLREQLRTLKESKTKVEEGLKVIEQKSATQKAELEKSKETVKTLESTIKCNEKELKSSMKVMKESDEKLEQCRKSAEEEIKNLQNEKSTLETQIKESKKEIEELERKLKIEAKSTTELETIEQQLSKANEKLNVNRKEDALLKSKLKDLERELKEKQVKIKNNIEEKELLTSQLKTLEQELDNAQQKTQKCEEESKIEVRKLQAEKTESDERVVQLETKYNNLVAKEENWKKDEDAINKTTDSQKTEIEKLVIELEKLKTENSKLKEVNKDRSEIDDLMLLVTDLDEKNTKYRSKLKDLGVEISSDEEDEEDEEDEEDEEEEDEEEEV
- the SMKI04G1790 gene encoding uncharacterized protein (similar to Saccharomyces cerevisiae YDL057W; ancestral locus Anc_4.233) — encoded protein: MEKKHVGVQIQDVPPAHVKLNRNEKFVYITSTTNCVSYQIAAIVSYPEKADLLNTSIDNGKSLHESNKIALLLHGSQSHKNAIYQALLANSLSQSGYWVLRIDFRGQGDSSDNCDSTVGRTLDQDLEDMCTVYQTISDKSLRKQLYMTGTISLDVIVAHSRGSLAMFTFYLQLLASASTLPSYLINCAGRYDGSGLIERCTRLHPNWQTEGGFRASGPRYGKYKDLWIPSSETYSIASVCVEKFAAIPSTCSIMSCYGLCDHIVPLSAASNYKELFKGRHTLTLIENADHNYYGTESDPNVLNLPTRRGRVNYSPLVVDSIMEFLGKT